In a single window of the Antennarius striatus isolate MH-2024 chromosome 3, ASM4005453v1, whole genome shotgun sequence genome:
- the dph7 gene encoding diphthine methyltransferase isoform X2, giving the protein MASRSKTRNLQVFDTQLHADAVEWCPVSANHDLLACGTYQLQAGDEHAASSRTGRLYLFEFRRGTQVTPLRELQRLETAAILDLKWCHVPLAGRAVLGVAAATGELQLYALSDRQVGGRSLQTLSSMQVGAERLALSLDWSTGRLDSDVRVVCSDSAGGVSVLALADPALLTLSQWTAHDYEAWISAFSYWDTQLVYSGGDDCKLKGWDLRAGPSRPTFTSKRHSMGVCSVHSSPHREHILATGSYDEQVLLWDGRNMQRPLSESPVGGGVWRLKWHPTEQHLLLAACMHNDFHILHCQQALDGGGGACPVVASYVLHNSLAYGADWSQLSMQAPAPCPPLLVEPKNSPSDDRGHLKIQYESPTASFDTSLEDDVGRYIPEAIAAPPRPPCSSAQEIPSLSCLLASCSFYDHMLHVWRWDWAPEEAPQEPERSGPGSSSG; this is encoded by the exons ATGGCGTCCAGGTCCAAGACCCGCAACCTGCAGGTGTTTGACACGCAGCTGCACGCGGACGCGGTGGAGTGGTGCCCCGTGTCCGCGAACCACGACCTGCTGGCCTGCGGGACCTACCAGCTACAG GCGGGGGACGAACATGCAGCCTCCAGCCGGACGGGGCGTTTGTACCTGTTTGAATTCAGGCGGGGCACACAGGTCACTCCTCTCAGGGAACTGCAGCGCCTGGAGACGGCAGCCATTTTGGATCTGAAATG GTGCCACGTGCCGCTGGCAGGACGGGCGGTGCTGGGGGTGGCTGCTGCCACCGGGGAGCTGCAGCTGTACGCCCTgagtgacagacag GTGGGTGGACGCAGCTTACAGACCCTCAGCAGCATGCAGGTGGGGGCAGAACGCCTGGCTCTGTCGCTGGACTGGTCCACGGGAAGGCTGGACAG tgATGTGCGGGTGGTGTGCAGTGACTCTGCGGGGGGCGTCAGCGTTCTCGCCCTGGCTGACCCCGCCCTGCTGACCCTGTCCCAGTGGACCGCCCACGACTACGAGGCGTGGATCTCAGCCTTCTCCTACTGGGACACTCAGCTGGTCTATTCTG GTGGGGATGACTGCAAACTGAAAGGCTGGGATCTGAGGGCGGGTCCCTCCCGCCCCACTTTCACTAGTAAACG gcactcgatgGGCGTGTGCAGCGTTCACAGCAGCCCGCATCGGGAGCACATCCTGGCCACAGGCAG CTACGACGAGCAGGTGTTGCTGTGGGACGGGAGGAACATGCAGCGGCCCCTCAGTGAGAGTCCCGTGGGCGGGGGCGTGTGGAGGCTGAAGTGGCACCCGACGGAGCAGCACCTCCTGCTGGCAGCCTGCATGCACAACGACTTCCACATCCTCCACTGCCAGCAGGCCCTCG ACGGAGGTGGGGGGGCTTGTCCTGTCGTGGCCTCGTACGTCCTCCACAACTCCCTGGCCTACGGAGCCGACTGGTCCCAGCTGTCCATGCAGGCCCCCgctccctgcccccccctgcTGGTGGAACCAAAGAACAGCCCATCAGACGACAGGGGCCACCTGAAGATCCAGTACGAGTCTCCCACTGCCAGCTTCGACACCTCCCTGGAGGATGACGTAGGACGATACATCCCAGAGGCCATTGCAGCGCCCCCCAGGCCCCCCTGCAGCTCCGCTCAGGAAATCCCTTCTCTGTCCTGTCTGCTGGCCAGCTGCTCGTTCTACGACCACATGCTGCACGTGTGGCGCTGGGACTGGGCTCCAGAGGAGGCCCCCCAGGAGCCAGAGCGGTCTGGACCTGGCTCCAGCTCTGGCTGA
- the dph7 gene encoding diphthine methyltransferase isoform X1: MASRSKTRNLQVFDTQLHADAVEWCPVSANHDLLACGTYQLQAGDEHAASSRTGRLYLFEFRRGTQVTPLRELQRLETAAILDLKWCHVPLAGRAVLGVAAATGELQLYALSDRQVGGRSLQTLSSMQVGAERLALSLDWSTGRLDSSDVRVVCSDSAGGVSVLALADPALLTLSQWTAHDYEAWISAFSYWDTQLVYSGGDDCKLKGWDLRAGPSRPTFTSKRHSMGVCSVHSSPHREHILATGSYDEQVLLWDGRNMQRPLSESPVGGGVWRLKWHPTEQHLLLAACMHNDFHILHCQQALDGGGGACPVVASYVLHNSLAYGADWSQLSMQAPAPCPPLLVEPKNSPSDDRGHLKIQYESPTASFDTSLEDDVGRYIPEAIAAPPRPPCSSAQEIPSLSCLLASCSFYDHMLHVWRWDWAPEEAPQEPERSGPGSSSG, translated from the exons ATGGCGTCCAGGTCCAAGACCCGCAACCTGCAGGTGTTTGACACGCAGCTGCACGCGGACGCGGTGGAGTGGTGCCCCGTGTCCGCGAACCACGACCTGCTGGCCTGCGGGACCTACCAGCTACAG GCGGGGGACGAACATGCAGCCTCCAGCCGGACGGGGCGTTTGTACCTGTTTGAATTCAGGCGGGGCACACAGGTCACTCCTCTCAGGGAACTGCAGCGCCTGGAGACGGCAGCCATTTTGGATCTGAAATG GTGCCACGTGCCGCTGGCAGGACGGGCGGTGCTGGGGGTGGCTGCTGCCACCGGGGAGCTGCAGCTGTACGCCCTgagtgacagacag GTGGGTGGACGCAGCTTACAGACCCTCAGCAGCATGCAGGTGGGGGCAGAACGCCTGGCTCTGTCGCTGGACTGGTCCACGGGAAGGCTGGACAG cagtgATGTGCGGGTGGTGTGCAGTGACTCTGCGGGGGGCGTCAGCGTTCTCGCCCTGGCTGACCCCGCCCTGCTGACCCTGTCCCAGTGGACCGCCCACGACTACGAGGCGTGGATCTCAGCCTTCTCCTACTGGGACACTCAGCTGGTCTATTCTG GTGGGGATGACTGCAAACTGAAAGGCTGGGATCTGAGGGCGGGTCCCTCCCGCCCCACTTTCACTAGTAAACG gcactcgatgGGCGTGTGCAGCGTTCACAGCAGCCCGCATCGGGAGCACATCCTGGCCACAGGCAG CTACGACGAGCAGGTGTTGCTGTGGGACGGGAGGAACATGCAGCGGCCCCTCAGTGAGAGTCCCGTGGGCGGGGGCGTGTGGAGGCTGAAGTGGCACCCGACGGAGCAGCACCTCCTGCTGGCAGCCTGCATGCACAACGACTTCCACATCCTCCACTGCCAGCAGGCCCTCG ACGGAGGTGGGGGGGCTTGTCCTGTCGTGGCCTCGTACGTCCTCCACAACTCCCTGGCCTACGGAGCCGACTGGTCCCAGCTGTCCATGCAGGCCCCCgctccctgcccccccctgcTGGTGGAACCAAAGAACAGCCCATCAGACGACAGGGGCCACCTGAAGATCCAGTACGAGTCTCCCACTGCCAGCTTCGACACCTCCCTGGAGGATGACGTAGGACGATACATCCCAGAGGCCATTGCAGCGCCCCCCAGGCCCCCCTGCAGCTCCGCTCAGGAAATCCCTTCTCTGTCCTGTCTGCTGGCCAGCTGCTCGTTCTACGACCACATGCTGCACGTGTGGCGCTGGGACTGGGCTCCAGAGGAGGCCCCCCAGGAGCCAGAGCGGTCTGGACCTGGCTCCAGCTCTGGCTGA
- the dph7 gene encoding diphthine methyltransferase isoform X3 yields MASRSKTRNLQVFDTQLHADAVEWCPVSANHDLLACGTYQLQAGDEHAASSRTGRLYLFEFRRGTQVTPLRELQRLETAAILDLKWCHVPLAGRAVLGVAAATGELQLYALSDRQVGGRSLQTLSSMQVGAERLALSLDWSTGRLDSSDVRVVCSDSAGGVSVLALADPALLTLSQWTAHDYEAWISAFSYWDTQLVYSGGDDCKLKGWDLRAGPSRPTFTSKRHSMGVCSVHSSPHREHILATGSYDEQVLLWDGRNMQRPLSESPVGGGVWRLKWHPTEQHLLLAACMHNDFHILHCQQALGHLT; encoded by the exons ATGGCGTCCAGGTCCAAGACCCGCAACCTGCAGGTGTTTGACACGCAGCTGCACGCGGACGCGGTGGAGTGGTGCCCCGTGTCCGCGAACCACGACCTGCTGGCCTGCGGGACCTACCAGCTACAG GCGGGGGACGAACATGCAGCCTCCAGCCGGACGGGGCGTTTGTACCTGTTTGAATTCAGGCGGGGCACACAGGTCACTCCTCTCAGGGAACTGCAGCGCCTGGAGACGGCAGCCATTTTGGATCTGAAATG GTGCCACGTGCCGCTGGCAGGACGGGCGGTGCTGGGGGTGGCTGCTGCCACCGGGGAGCTGCAGCTGTACGCCCTgagtgacagacag GTGGGTGGACGCAGCTTACAGACCCTCAGCAGCATGCAGGTGGGGGCAGAACGCCTGGCTCTGTCGCTGGACTGGTCCACGGGAAGGCTGGACAG cagtgATGTGCGGGTGGTGTGCAGTGACTCTGCGGGGGGCGTCAGCGTTCTCGCCCTGGCTGACCCCGCCCTGCTGACCCTGTCCCAGTGGACCGCCCACGACTACGAGGCGTGGATCTCAGCCTTCTCCTACTGGGACACTCAGCTGGTCTATTCTG GTGGGGATGACTGCAAACTGAAAGGCTGGGATCTGAGGGCGGGTCCCTCCCGCCCCACTTTCACTAGTAAACG gcactcgatgGGCGTGTGCAGCGTTCACAGCAGCCCGCATCGGGAGCACATCCTGGCCACAGGCAG CTACGACGAGCAGGTGTTGCTGTGGGACGGGAGGAACATGCAGCGGCCCCTCAGTGAGAGTCCCGTGGGCGGGGGCGTGTGGAGGCTGAAGTGGCACCCGACGGAGCAGCACCTCCTGCTGGCAGCCTGCATGCACAACGACTTCCACATCCTCCACTGCCAGCAGGCCCTCG GACATCTGACTTGA